GAtcaataacgtcacgcctttttttaatccccgaaggggtaggcagaggtgcacattaaggcacttaatgccaatgtacacgcACATTTCAcagtttatgttgtaagtttcatgtaataagGTGGTGAGCATATGCCATATACCggccacatttccagactccgtactaccactgagaaattttcggataaccgaaaaaagctcagtaatacttcgcccgacctgggaatcgaacccgagaccccttgcccggcagtcgcactggcaaccactcggccaacgaggcagaatTTGTAATATCAGTCTTCTATTTTTTCATTATGTTAAGTACTCAATTACGttggtataaaataatgtattcaaCATTATTAGGTACagaaatacaaacataaaatcaacattctaaatatagaaaatggtgaaacaaacaaatagttaTCTACGTAACAagtattcttattatttaagaaaatatatagaAGTTCTTACATTTACAGAAATGCATTTCTTGAGAATTTGTTGAAGCAAAACATGGGCATTGTTAACGCAAATCCATCTCTAATGGCCTGAAAACCGCATTATGCAGTGCGCATAACACAAACATTGTTATTTCACCAAAAcacaaaagtaaatataataatattaaaaatatacattcaaaaatatttctacaCGCTACATTTCTAGATATTCTAGAAAATTCCATCTCTTTGAAACCCTTTTACCGTCGAATTTCCCAGAAGAAAGTTCCGaaatcaattttgtattttattcctCTCTAGTGTAGGATCCAATCAATACACATTATGCTCTAAACGAGTTCCTCCCGTTAAGTTTCCCCCGGACACAGGTAAATACGTGTTATTTATAATAGAAGCGTGATAAGTGGCGGTACGAATCTATTCTTCGGCCAATTTATAGACCCTATTGCCTTAGAAGTCGGTTCGTACAGGGAATTATTTGCATGGCAAAAAATGTTCGGAACTTCCAAGAATTTGTTATCGTGACATTAAGGAGTGTAttggtgattatttttaatgccTTGACTGATTGCCGGTGGCTGTCATTGAAATGTCAGaccttttattatgattttttagtctaagacataaataaattaatgcaacgttacaccttttatcctcgaaaggtAGGCAGacgtacacattacggcacgtaatgcgactgtacaatgtacacccattttacacaattattttatgagtcacatgtaataaagggtgagcctattgccatatatcggacGCAATTCCAaactacgtgctactactgagaaatgttcgaaaaaccgaaaaatgcccagtaatccTTTGCTTGCGAgaactcgaccaacgaggcaataaATGAACTTATACAAAAGTTACTAGAAAATGATTTTAGAACGAATGACTGTGTAACTTAAtagactgaaataaataaaatactaaaaggtgtgatgtttgAAGTACACTGTGACAATGTAacgtaaatgataaatgataaatgataaatgataaatgatatttatttctgtaaatagattataaaataacacttttacacgtcaatatttcaaatagctagatgaggccggcatttcctatctgactactctgagaagaaatgccgaaacaaactcagaggtcatagtctcttttaaagtccagacaaaatcaattagagatgtcggagaaccgtgcaagtttattctgtagtggtcttttgaggaaagaaccacagcagtttgagcggacctgttcagatggcagcacgcatgtgtcagtttacaattagctcagctgacggctgttgctgaatgatccgacgaacaatactaaccaaaagaacatttgggtaggccacacaaatgctcacactgtcagaatataattaactaaaagtgaaatgactaggcaaactctcgcacggtcctcaaactaacaattttaaaaacaatatgtaaaaaaaaaaatatcgaatgatattaatgtatatcatgtcaaattgtataaaaatgtaacttgtgttacaaacatgtcaacatgacctgtgtggacattatagcggctcactcccaagcctgactatcatctaagtagtctttaattttataaaaagctttactatacagtttttctttaataacatttttaaatttattcaggctcaaactttgaatatcgctgggaattttattgtaaaagcgtatgcattgacatctgaacgaaccacttattttcttaagtctagtagtgggaacaatatatttgtttttacttctagtgtttatattatgtatatcacaatactttttgaataaattaatgtttttgtgagcatacactacattttcataaatgtattgagaagcaacagtcaatatattaatttctttaaatagttccctaagagagtgcctcggactaagattataaattgatcgaatggctcttttctgcagcacaaagacagactgaatgtcagcagcatttccccacaggaggataccatatgacatgatactatgaaaataactaaagtatactaatcgcgctgtatttacatcggttaaatttctaatttttttaacggcatatgctgcagagctgagccttttcgacaacttatctacgtgtggagcccactgtagcttagcgtccagagttatacctaaaaagacagttgaatctacagggtccaactcctcgcccttgattagcacgctggttttcacatgtctaacatttggtgttgtgaatttaatgcatttagtttttgattcattaagtaataaattattggcactaaaccagcgtactatttttgagagagcactatttacatgatcactgactaattgtccacgtttgagtttaaacaataaagatgtatcatcagcaaacagtactatcccatggttatccttcacaaggtaaggtaaatcattaatataaataagaaaaagaaacgggccgagaattgacccctgcggaacacccatcctaacaatagacccggaggaaacttttccgttaatgtcgactctctgaatcctatcactcaagtatgaaataagaagatccagagagctgccccgtattccataatgggatagcttcctgatcagtgtttcatgagagacacaatcgaacgccttggataagtcacaaaaaatacccaatgcgtcggccgagtcctcccaagcatcataaatgttattaagaagttcaacaccggcatcagttgttgaacgaccccttgtgaAACCATactggtttccatgtaataatttatttctattaaagaatctttgcaactgtAGTGTATTGGTGTGCGCGCGCAAGCTAGTGTATGTAAACGCAAGCGCGTGCGCCAGCCGCTTCAGTCCACAATAAACGTTGAACCGACTGCACGTCTTATTATTTGCATACACCTCAGTGGCGACGAGGATATTGGAATCGCGTGTGTTTTATAGTTACCTACTCGGTCAACATGACAATAGGGAAATTAAGCGAGTTTAATGTACGAGCCGGGAACTGGACCTTATACGTGGAACGTGCCGAGATGTACTTCAAggtcaatgaaataaaaaaggagTTATGGCTACCTACTCTAATTGCGGCGATGGGCGACGAGGCGTACGAGCTGATAAGCAACCTGACAAGCCCAGCTAAACCAGGGGAAAGCACATATGAAGTGATCACACAACTCATGAAAGATCATTTGCAACCCAAACCATCATTTATGGCCGAACGCTATCGATTTAGGCAAAGGAGGCAGCAAACGGGAGAAAACATACCTCAATATATATCGGAACTAAAAAAACTAGCAAAGCACTGTGAATTTAAGGCGGTATTAGAAGAAAATCTAAGGGATCAGTTGGTGTGTGGACTCATTAGTGAGACGATCAGACAGCGATTGTTCACTGAAGAGAATTTGGAATACACCAAAGCAGTAAAAATAGCATGTGCTATGGAAGCGGCGGAGCGGGACGCGGCTGCGGTGGAGCAGCCCGGCACCAGCGTGACCGAGCCGACATCGGGTAGCACCAGCGGCAGCGGTAGTACCGAGGTACTCCACACCGGAGTGATGCGACGAGGCCGGGGCGGTGGCACCCCACGAGGCAGCAGTAACATTCACTCGCGGGGTCAAAAATATGTCGGCGAAGTGGGAAGCGGGAGCAACGCGGAACCATGTAATGCTTGCGGTGTATGGAGTCATCAGGTGAATGACTGTCCATATAGAAATTACGTCTGCGGCAAATGTAGACAAAGAGGTCATTTACGCAAGGTGTGCCCACTGCGAACGACCAGGGATACAGCACGGCGTGCAGGTCGTGGTAGCGGCAGAAACCTATTGGCGCACGTGGTGGCCGGTGACCAGGAAAGAGAGGCGGAGTGGTCGGAAGACGATGACTCACTGTTTGAGGAGGAGGAAATTGGGGAGAACCTATTTCAACTCTGTTTAAATGACTATAAACCGGTAAGCTTATTAGTTAGTGTTGATGGTATTAGCATACCTATGGAAGTAGATACCGGTTCCTTAGTGTCGtgtattagtaaaaaaatgtacgaTCAATG
This genomic interval from Spodoptera frugiperda isolate SF20-4 chromosome 6, AGI-APGP_CSIRO_Sfru_2.0, whole genome shotgun sequence contains the following:
- the LOC118272399 gene encoding uncharacterized protein LOC118272399, with product MTIGKLSEFNVRAGNWTLYVERAEMYFKVNEIKKELWLPTLIAAMGDEAYELISNLTSPAKPGESTYEVITQLMKDHLQPKPSFMAERYRFRQRRQQTGENIPQYISELKKLAKHCEFKAVLEENLRDQLVCGLISETIRQRLFTEENLEYTKAVKIACAMEAAERDAAAVEQPGTSVTEPTSGSTSGSGSTEVLHTGVMRRGRGGGTPRGSSNIHSRGQKYVGEVGSGSNAEPCNACGVWSHQVNDCPYRNYVCGKCRQRGHLRKVCPLRTTRDTARRAGRGSGRNLLAHVVAGDQEREAEWSEDDDSLFEEEEIGENLFQLCLNDYKPV